A DNA window from Primulina tabacum isolate GXHZ01 chromosome 12, ASM2559414v2, whole genome shotgun sequence contains the following coding sequences:
- the LOC142521421 gene encoding uncharacterized protein LOC142521421, giving the protein MHLSGVSSRGKRIQITYHRHSKVFISRDVVFHESTFPCHLGTSPTTIDPFPNVVMPKDLDSPCPEITNPEAPDSNQIQLISNNDQSTNVPRTSSRVTNPPSYLRDYHCNLLHSSAPIISKCPYPLSACVSYDALSQSYRNLVLNVSSQFEPQFYHQAVQLPQWREAMKAELDAMEANSTWTMVPLPPGKHAIGCRWVYKIKYMSDDSVDRHKARLMAKGYTQQEGIDFFETFSPVAKIEY; this is encoded by the coding sequence AGGGGTAAAAGGATACAAATTACTTACCATCGACACTCAAAAGTGTTCATCTCCAGGGATGTTGTCTTCCACGAGTCGACATTCCCCTGTCACTTGGGTACATCCCCCACAACAATTGATCCTTTTCCAAATGTGGTCATGCCGAAGGATTTAGATTCACCATGCCCTGAGATTACTAATCCAGAGGCTCCAGATTCCAACCAAATACAGCTGATCAGCAACAATGACCAATCCACCAACGTGCCTCGCACTTCGTCCAGAGTCACAAATCCTCCGTCATATCTCCGTGACTATCACTGCAATTTGTTGCATTCTTCAGCACCTATAATCTCCAAATGCCCCTATCCACTAAGTGCTTGTGTCTCTTATGATGCTCTCTCTCAGTCCTATAGGAATCTAGTGCTCAATGTATCCTCACAATTCGAACCTCAATTTTATCATCAAGCTGTCCAACTTCCTCAATGGCGAGAAGCAATGAAAGCTGAACTTGATGCCATGGAGGCCAACAGCACTTGGACAATGGTCCCTCTACCTCCGGGTAAACATGCTATCGGTTGTCGTTGGGTCTACAAGATCAAGTACATGTCAGATGATTCTGTTGATCGACACAAAGCACGGCTTATGGCTAAAGGATACACGCAACAGGAGGGTATTGATTTCTTTGAGACGTTCTCACCAGTTGCCAAG